A single genomic interval of uncultured Desulfobacter sp. harbors:
- a CDS encoding P-II family nitrogen regulator codes for MKKIEAIIKPFKLDDVKEALSEIGIYGMTVTEVNGYGRQKGHKEIYRGAEYVVDFVPKIKLEIVVTDERLDETVETIRSATNSGKIGDGKIFVLPVEGAIRVRTGERGDDAI; via the coding sequence ATGAAAAAAATTGAGGCAATTATTAAACCCTTTAAGTTGGATGATGTCAAAGAGGCCTTGAGCGAAATCGGCATCTACGGCATGACCGTCACAGAAGTTAATGGGTACGGCCGTCAGAAAGGGCACAAAGAAATTTACCGAGGTGCGGAATATGTTGTTGATTTTGTTCCGAAAATAAAACTTGAAATCGTTGTGACCGACGAGCGGCTTGACGAAACCGTGGAGACTATCCGGTCTGCGACGAATAGCGGTAAAATCGGTGACGGCAAAATTTTTGTGTTGCCGGTTGAAGGGGCCATCCGGGTCAGAACCGGTGAACGCGGAGATGATGCTATTTAA
- the uvsE gene encoding UV DNA damage repair endonuclease UvsE, producing MLRLGLCCVFKEHPVKFRKTTAKYLAQFPDEERKKRLSGLCANNAKSLLKALEFCRENKIGSFRINSQILPLKTHPEMGYDISELPDSDEIVNDFKSCGAFSQKYDIRTTFHPDQFVILSSPNPDVIRKSIQDLDYQAQVAEWVNADVINIHAGGVYGDKPSAVLRLMKTIDTLAEPVRKRLTLENDDRSYSPIDLLPVCAKLEIPMVYDVHHHRCLQDNLSVEEVTIESMKTWDREPLFHISSPKDGWGSSNPRKHHDYININDFPKEWLALDITVEVEAKAKELAIKKLMQDIKSL from the coding sequence ATGCTAAGACTTGGACTTTGCTGTGTATTTAAAGAACATCCTGTTAAATTCCGAAAAACAACGGCAAAATATCTTGCTCAGTTCCCCGATGAGGAACGAAAAAAACGTCTGTCCGGTTTATGTGCAAATAATGCTAAAAGCTTGTTGAAAGCACTGGAATTCTGCCGTGAAAACAAAATCGGATCGTTTCGCATAAACAGCCAGATACTTCCGTTGAAAACGCACCCTGAAATGGGCTACGATATCTCGGAACTCCCGGATTCAGATGAGATTGTAAATGATTTCAAATCCTGCGGTGCCTTCAGTCAAAAATATGATATCCGTACAACCTTCCATCCAGACCAGTTTGTTATTCTGTCATCCCCCAATCCGGACGTTATCCGTAAGTCTATTCAGGATCTTGACTACCAAGCGCAGGTCGCCGAATGGGTGAATGCTGATGTGATCAACATACATGCAGGTGGGGTTTATGGAGACAAACCTTCAGCTGTTTTGCGCCTCATGAAGACAATAGATACTCTGGCTGAACCGGTTAGAAAGAGACTGACCCTTGAAAACGATGACAGAAGCTATTCGCCAATTGACCTATTGCCCGTGTGCGCAAAACTCGAGATTCCTATGGTTTATGATGTTCACCATCACAGATGCCTCCAGGATAATTTATCTGTCGAGGAGGTAACGATAGAAAGCATGAAGACTTGGGACCGTGAGCCATTATTTCACATATCATCCCCCAAAGACGGTTGGGGATCTTCTAACCCCAGAAAACATCACGATTATATCAATATTAATGATTTCCCCAAAGAATGGTTAGCTCTGGATATCACTGTAGAAGTGGAGGCAAAAGCAAAAGAACTGGCCATAAAAAAATTAATGCAAGATATCAAATCGCTATGA
- the glnD gene encoding [protein-PII] uridylyltransferase, whose translation MDSPEAKLLIEQKQELIDQYLQGQETNFLEKMTTRLDEYFYGVFEKSIAARKMVISGNPFAIIALGGYGRKEQCIHSDVDLLILFDKVIPPDVEAFVQELLYPLWDARFEVGYAIRSINECIKMSFERFDILTTVLDARFICGASLIYSEFMEKFRQQLSAKHLKPTFNYLYENGEKRLEDFGDSSYLVSPDVKSGVGGLRDYHTLLWYAKIKSNIKTRRDLEYYGFLSHFEYENLEDALTYIWDVRNRLHHICQRKSDTLHFEHQAEVAGLMDYTDTSGSPQVEVFLGELHEKMDFLKQIYQITFEDIVSSWRVKKETVGPRPTKTEGLVVKKRRLCFANTVTIIQHPDLLLRIFLESGQTRIPLSVEARRIASEFCHLVDDEVRTDPACIKVFKRILGLSMWKFNVLNVMLSTGILAQFIPEFSPLVHKIQYNQYHLFPVDKHSIRCVQILNGFKDPGDSMMGTLYNSVFKEIRNKNVLLVAGLLHDIGKADPAKEHSRRGARIAEPVVDRLGFSPVEKEDILFLIENHLFLAKTATRRDIYDEETAVYTAHKIGKIRLLRMLFLLTVADSKATGPKAWNEWTENLIKDLFFKTMTIIKTGELASKKTQRLIEKKKKDVLDLLRESWREEEVTRQLSAMSRRYLLYVPPQNIVDHINLFRNLGDREYIWQITKENESDMRTVSICGKDKPGFYSKLAGVFFQNNIDIVGSQAYYLGDSHFLDIFNVRPPQDRLFEKEKWEKAGQDLSMALEDDHYLDNVLEKIPTEVTISSGSRPEDNQVRIDNETSSFFTIIEVLTYDFPGLLFAITNTLYRSGINVNVAMVATKVDQVIDVFYVRDIEGDQKIESEEKLNQIKNAIINRLPQIQSKEVINEKN comes from the coding sequence ATGGACAGTCCTGAAGCCAAATTATTAATTGAACAGAAACAAGAGCTGATAGATCAGTATCTCCAGGGGCAAGAAACGAATTTCCTGGAAAAGATGACTACCCGTCTTGATGAATACTTTTACGGGGTATTTGAGAAGAGTATTGCCGCCAGGAAAATGGTTATCTCGGGCAATCCTTTTGCCATCATTGCCTTGGGGGGATATGGAAGGAAAGAGCAGTGTATTCATTCAGATGTTGATCTGCTCATCCTTTTTGATAAAGTCATTCCTCCGGATGTGGAAGCCTTTGTTCAGGAGCTTTTGTATCCCTTATGGGACGCCAGGTTTGAAGTCGGGTATGCAATCCGGAGCATTAACGAATGTATTAAAATGTCCTTTGAGCGTTTTGATATCCTGACCACAGTGCTTGATGCCAGGTTTATCTGCGGGGCCTCCCTGATCTATTCCGAATTTATGGAAAAATTCAGGCAGCAGCTATCCGCAAAACACTTAAAGCCTACGTTTAATTATTTGTACGAAAACGGAGAAAAACGCCTGGAGGATTTCGGGGACTCTTCCTATTTGGTTTCTCCTGATGTAAAATCAGGAGTTGGTGGCCTTCGGGATTACCACACCCTGCTGTGGTATGCTAAAATTAAATCCAATATCAAGACCCGTCGGGATCTGGAGTATTACGGATTTCTTTCCCATTTTGAATACGAAAACTTGGAAGATGCGTTAACCTATATCTGGGATGTGCGCAACCGTCTGCATCATATCTGTCAGCGCAAAAGTGATACGCTTCATTTTGAACATCAGGCCGAAGTGGCCGGTTTGATGGATTATACGGATACCTCGGGCTCACCCCAGGTGGAGGTTTTTCTCGGTGAACTGCATGAAAAAATGGATTTTTTAAAGCAGATTTACCAGATCACATTTGAAGATATCGTATCCTCCTGGCGGGTTAAAAAAGAAACGGTTGGCCCACGGCCAACCAAAACGGAAGGTCTTGTTGTAAAAAAACGCCGGCTTTGTTTTGCCAATACCGTTACAATTATTCAGCACCCTGATTTATTGCTTCGTATTTTTCTTGAAAGTGGACAGACCCGGATACCTCTGTCCGTTGAGGCCAGGCGGATTGCATCGGAATTCTGTCACCTTGTAGATGATGAGGTTCGCACGGATCCCGCATGTATCAAAGTTTTCAAGCGGATTCTGGGGCTGTCCATGTGGAAATTCAACGTGCTTAATGTCATGCTTTCCACCGGCATCCTGGCCCAGTTTATTCCGGAGTTTTCGCCGCTGGTGCATAAAATTCAGTATAATCAATACCACCTGTTCCCCGTGGACAAGCATTCCATTCGCTGTGTACAGATCCTCAACGGGTTCAAGGACCCCGGCGATAGTATGATGGGAACCCTTTATAATTCGGTATTCAAGGAGATAAGGAACAAAAATGTTTTACTCGTGGCAGGCCTTCTCCATGACATCGGTAAAGCCGATCCAGCCAAAGAGCACTCTCGCAGAGGCGCCAGAATAGCCGAGCCTGTTGTTGATCGTCTTGGATTCAGCCCTGTGGAAAAGGAAGATATTTTATTCCTCATCGAAAACCATTTGTTTTTGGCAAAAACCGCCACCCGCCGGGATATTTATGATGAGGAAACAGCCGTTTACACAGCGCACAAGATAGGAAAAATCCGGTTGTTGCGCATGCTTTTCCTGCTCACGGTGGCCGATTCCAAGGCCACCGGACCCAAGGCCTGGAACGAGTGGACGGAAAATTTGATCAAAGACCTGTTTTTTAAAACCATGACTATTATAAAAACAGGGGAACTGGCGTCCAAGAAAACCCAGCGTCTTATTGAAAAAAAGAAAAAAGATGTCCTGGATCTGTTGCGGGAAAGCTGGCGGGAAGAAGAGGTTACCCGGCAATTATCCGCCATGTCACGGCGTTACCTGCTTTATGTGCCGCCCCAGAACATTGTTGATCATATTAATCTATTTAGAAACCTGGGAGACCGGGAATATATCTGGCAGATCACAAAGGAAAATGAGTCAGATATGAGAACCGTCTCCATTTGCGGCAAGGACAAACCCGGGTTTTATTCCAAGCTTGCCGGGGTCTTTTTCCAGAATAATATAGATATTGTCGGCTCCCAGGCTTATTACCTGGGTGACAGCCATTTTTTGGATATATTTAATGTCCGTCCTCCCCAGGACCGTCTTTTTGAAAAGGAAAAATGGGAAAAGGCCGGGCAGGATTTAAGCATGGCTCTTGAGGATGATCACTACCTGGATAATGTACTTGAGAAAATTCCCACGGAGGTGACCATATCCAGCGGCAGCAGACCCGAAGACAACCAGGTCCGCATAGACAATGAAACATCTAGTTTTTTTACAATTATTGAAGTTTTAACCTATGATTTTCCAGGGCTCTTGTTTGCCATTACCAATACCTTATACCGGTCCGGCATCAACGTCAATGTCGCCATGGTCGCCACTAAGGTGGATCAGGTAATTGACGTTTTTTACGTCCGGGATATTGAAGGGGACCAGAAAATAGAATCAGAAGAAAAATTAAATCAGATAAAAAACGCTATTATTAACCGTCTTCCACAGATACAGTCAAAGGAGGTCATAAATGAAAAAAATTGA
- the glnA gene encoding type I glutamate--ammonia ligase yields the protein MTPKEVLAMAKENDVKVVDIRYMDFIGTWQHFSVPVSELTEASFEDGYGFDGSSMRAWQAIDNSDMNVIPEAGTAKIDPFFKVPTMVVLGNIHDPITGEAYSRDPRGIAKRAESYIKSTGIGDTIFVGPEPEFFIFSNIRYSSDPHASFFEIDSPEAHWNTGDGSEPNLGYKIKPKHGYFPLPPADQYQDMRTEMMLTLEDLGIAMECQHHEVASAGQSEIDLRFDSLLNMGDKLAWFKYVLRNVAAKYGHCVTFMPKPLYGDNGTGMHTHMSFWKDGDPTFAGNKYAGLSDNALWAIGGIMKHCKALCAITNPTTNSYKRLVPGFEAPIKLAYSSRNRSAAIRLPMYSGSPKAKRIEFRTPDPSANGYMAFSAIAMAMLDGIQNKIDPGDPMDKNIYDLPAEELATIPSAPGCLEEALEALKADHDFLLKGDVFTKDVIDYWIDYKMENEVKPVISRPHPHEFYLYFDI from the coding sequence ATGACACCAAAAGAAGTATTGGCAATGGCAAAAGAAAATGACGTTAAAGTCGTTGACATCCGCTACATGGACTTCATCGGCACCTGGCAACACTTTAGTGTGCCGGTATCGGAACTAACGGAAGCTTCCTTTGAAGACGGATATGGGTTTGACGGTTCTTCCATGAGAGCATGGCAGGCCATTGATAATTCCGATATGAACGTAATTCCTGAAGCAGGTACGGCAAAAATTGATCCGTTTTTTAAAGTACCGACTATGGTTGTTCTCGGCAACATCCATGACCCCATCACCGGCGAAGCTTATTCCAGGGATCCCCGTGGTATTGCCAAAAGAGCGGAAAGCTATATCAAAAGCACCGGTATCGGCGACACCATCTTTGTAGGTCCTGAGCCCGAGTTTTTCATCTTCTCTAATATCCGTTATTCTTCAGATCCCCATGCGTCCTTTTTTGAAATTGATTCCCCGGAAGCACATTGGAATACCGGTGACGGTTCCGAACCAAACCTGGGATACAAAATCAAGCCTAAACACGGTTATTTCCCACTACCCCCCGCAGACCAATACCAGGACATGAGAACAGAGATGATGCTGACCCTGGAGGATCTGGGTATTGCCATGGAATGCCAGCATCACGAAGTTGCTTCTGCCGGACAGTCTGAGATTGACCTTCGGTTTGACTCCCTGCTGAACATGGGTGACAAGCTTGCCTGGTTCAAATATGTATTGAGAAATGTGGCTGCAAAATACGGACATTGCGTTACCTTTATGCCCAAGCCCCTCTATGGTGACAATGGTACCGGGATGCATACCCACATGAGTTTCTGGAAAGACGGCGATCCCACATTTGCCGGCAACAAGTATGCCGGTCTGTCCGACAATGCTCTGTGGGCCATCGGCGGCATCATGAAACACTGCAAAGCCCTGTGCGCCATCACCAACCCCACCACCAACTCCTACAAACGTCTGGTACCCGGTTTTGAAGCACCTATTAAACTGGCTTACTCCAGCCGGAACCGTTCTGCTGCCATCCGTCTGCCCATGTACTCCGGATCTCCCAAGGCAAAACGTATTGAATTCCGTACGCCTGATCCCTCTGCCAACGGTTATATGGCCTTCTCCGCCATTGCCATGGCCATGCTTGACGGTATCCAGAACAAAATTGATCCGGGCGATCCCATGGATAAAAACATCTATGATCTGCCGGCTGAAGAACTGGCTACCATTCCGTCCGCACCGGGTTGCCTTGAAGAAGCCCTTGAAGCCCTTAAGGCAGACCATGACTTCCTGCTCAAAGGTGATGTTTTCACCAAGGACGTTATTGACTACTGGATTGACTACAAAATGGAAAACGAAGTTAAACCGGTTATCAGCCGTCCGCATCCCCATGAGTTCTATCTGTACTTTGATATTTAA
- the tatA gene encoding twin-arginine translocase TatA/TatE family subunit, with protein sequence MIGGIGMPELIIILVIILIIFGAGKLPEIGAGLGKGIKNFKKATKEPIDDDKEKEPEKIDKD encoded by the coding sequence ATGATTGGTGGTATAGGAATGCCGGAATTGATAATAATTCTGGTGATTATCCTTATTATATTCGGGGCGGGCAAGTTGCCTGAGATCGGTGCCGGTTTAGGAAAAGGCATTAAGAATTTTAAGAAAGCAACAAAAGAACCCATTGATGATGACAAGGAAAAGGAACCTGAAAAAATAGATAAAGATTAA
- a CDS encoding pyridoxamine 5'-phosphate oxidase family protein, with protein sequence MELKSYFESTSGTGILSTADSNGNVDAAIYSRPHFLEDKIAFIMLDRLTHKNLESNPHAVYLFIEDGPGYKGKRIYLTKVKEEKNSERIASLKRRKKDSSPDEDRFLVFFEFNSERPLVDVT encoded by the coding sequence ATGGAACTTAAATCTTATTTTGAGAGTACGAGCGGCACAGGTATTTTATCGACTGCAGACAGCAATGGTAATGTCGATGCGGCTATTTATTCACGGCCTCATTTTTTGGAAGATAAGATTGCATTTATAATGCTGGATCGCTTAACGCACAAAAATCTTGAATCCAACCCCCATGCAGTCTATCTGTTTATAGAAGATGGGCCGGGTTATAAGGGGAAGAGAATTTATTTGACTAAAGTCAAAGAAGAGAAAAATTCGGAGAGGATTGCTTCTCTGAAACGCAGGAAAAAAGATTCAAGTCCTGATGAGGATAGATTTCTTGTATTCTTTGAATTTAATAGTGAAAGACCTCTGGTTGATGTTACATAG
- a CDS encoding ADP-ribosylglycohydrolase family protein, producing the protein MKQIDNHMTTESTYMDRAAGALYGLFIGDALAMPVHWYYNTKALERDYGYVKDFMKPRNPHPDSILWRSSYNPPNKRADILHDQSKYWGQRGIHYHQFLKAGENTLNLKLAGELLLLINEQKRYSENEWLDRLVEYMTTPGLHNDTYIEEYLRHFFIQYAQGCDLTECGRKDENHIGGLSLMLPILVVFGQDRDYARKTALSHLALTHDGPSMISGAKIIAKIVLDVLNGTSLKDAIATHFLNGRDGKSKLSFESLLEFPDGSVVGRHFSSACYMEHSIPATLYLAYKYAGKPEQGLIANTMCGGDNAGRGAVLGALLGAEGGFSCWPERWVNGLLNPPDIFSIEMLG; encoded by the coding sequence TTGAAACAAATCGATAATCATATGACGACGGAATCAACATATATGGATCGGGCAGCAGGTGCACTGTACGGCCTGTTTATTGGGGATGCCTTGGCGATGCCGGTTCACTGGTATTACAATACCAAGGCCTTAGAAAGAGATTACGGTTATGTGAAAGATTTTATGAAACCCCGAAATCCACACCCGGACTCCATTCTATGGCGTTCATCCTATAACCCGCCAAACAAACGTGCCGATATTTTACATGATCAATCAAAATATTGGGGTCAGCGTGGAATACATTATCATCAATTTCTCAAAGCCGGAGAGAATACGCTCAATTTAAAACTGGCCGGGGAACTTCTGTTATTGATCAACGAGCAGAAACGTTATTCTGAAAATGAATGGCTTGATCGTTTAGTCGAATATATGACCACACCGGGCCTTCATAATGATACGTACATCGAAGAATATCTCAGACATTTTTTCATCCAATATGCTCAAGGCTGTGATTTAACAGAGTGTGGCAGGAAAGATGAAAATCATATTGGTGGATTGAGCCTGATGCTTCCAATCCTTGTGGTGTTTGGTCAAGACAGGGATTATGCTCGTAAAACGGCATTATCCCACCTGGCTTTAACACACGATGGGCCATCCATGATTTCCGGTGCAAAAATAATAGCAAAGATTGTACTGGATGTTCTAAACGGCACATCCCTTAAGGATGCCATTGCGACTCATTTCCTGAATGGAAGAGACGGCAAGTCGAAACTATCGTTTGAATCATTGCTTGAATTTCCAGATGGTTCGGTGGTTGGAAGACATTTTTCATCAGCCTGCTATATGGAACACTCAATCCCGGCAACGCTTTATCTTGCCTATAAATATGCGGGTAAACCAGAGCAGGGGCTGATCGCAAATACAATGTGTGGTGGAGATAATGCCGGCAGGGGTGCTGTTTTAGGTGCTCTTTTGGGCGCTGAGGGCGGCTTTTCCTGTTGGCCTGAGCGCTGGGTAAACGGTTTGCTCAATCCTCCGGACATTTTTTCTATTGAGATGCTCGGTTAA
- a CDS encoding lytic murein transglycosylase produces the protein MKNSELIPKFILNGVVALIICFSVNFCYAQQADAPDSTGQTNEFELLTQRLVQDGFDQEKTKALFGDKSVYFDPDGVSLFFIHSESSLNYDQFSSPKSIADARNYMVTYKESLDKAQEEFSVDKTIITAILMVETRLGTYLGKRTVINTLSTMAALTDRTLAERVWRNISDNKKPERTTFDKKVDRKSRWGYEELKALISYANREGIDPVAIKGSYAGAMGIPQFMPSNALTLARDGNKDGRVDLFDHDDAIFSVANYLKHHGWKSGLSRQRQHKVLFKYNHSNYYVDALLKISDKLK, from the coding sequence ATGAAAAATTCCGAACTAATCCCCAAATTCATCCTGAACGGTGTTGTGGCGCTGATCATCTGTTTTTCTGTTAATTTTTGCTATGCCCAGCAGGCTGATGCGCCGGACAGTACCGGTCAGACCAATGAATTTGAATTGCTTACCCAGCGGCTTGTCCAGGATGGATTTGATCAGGAAAAGACCAAAGCCTTGTTTGGTGATAAATCGGTTTATTTTGATCCCGATGGTGTTTCTCTGTTTTTTATCCATTCGGAATCCAGTCTTAACTATGACCAGTTTTCCTCTCCAAAATCCATAGCGGATGCCCGAAATTATATGGTCACGTATAAAGAGAGCCTTGATAAAGCCCAGGAAGAATTCTCAGTGGACAAAACCATTATTACAGCCATTCTTATGGTGGAAACCCGCCTGGGCACATACCTTGGCAAGCGCACGGTCATAAATACCCTGTCCACCATGGCAGCACTTACGGACAGAACGCTTGCCGAAAGAGTCTGGCGTAATATATCAGATAATAAAAAACCTGAGCGGACCACGTTTGATAAAAAGGTAGATCGGAAAAGCAGATGGGGGTATGAGGAGCTTAAGGCGTTGATCAGCTATGCCAATCGTGAAGGCATCGACCCTGTTGCCATTAAAGGATCTTACGCCGGTGCCATGGGTATACCTCAATTTATGCCCTCCAACGCTCTGACGCTGGCACGGGACGGCAATAAGGACGGGCGGGTGGATTTGTTTGACCATGATGACGCCATTTTTTCCGTAGCCAACTATTTGAAACACCATGGCTGGAAATCAGGTCTCAGCCGTCAACGCCAGCACAAGGTCCTGTTCAAATACAACCATTCCAACTATTATGTAGATGCGTTGCTTAAGATTTCGGATAAGTTGAAATAA
- a CDS encoding PLDc N-terminal domain-containing protein gives MTPNELILYLLLIVGISFVLTMLALIDLLKKDFPTPKEKFVWHLVAIVPVIGWLFYFVLGAKRGTRKNFDSE, from the coding sequence ATGACACCCAACGAACTTATTTTATATCTGCTTCTGATTGTCGGCATCTCCTTTGTCCTGACTATGCTGGCTTTGATCGACCTGCTTAAAAAAGATTTCCCCACACCAAAAGAAAAATTTGTCTGGCACCTTGTGGCCATCGTTCCGGTCATCGGCTGGCTTTTTTATTTTGTCTTGGGCGCCAAAAGGGGTACCCGTAAAAACTTTGATTCAGAGTAA
- a CDS encoding SEC-C metal-binding domain-containing protein, with amino-acid sequence MAKLWNYEDYVKFLSHDNRLVREWAFDALKNRYPNKYTDEVSRLISDKDSHLACMAPTYLAKHQAVQHAPAILNSFLNDSGDIPSNCALALSKMKYEPALGKIIESLSNDESVDSLFGVFNYLGSIHRDAARKTLISAVKHIKDTILQGDAVLNLLRHDLQEDITWVIDIILKPVKKGKGIENDLLKALAKYFCAGDYFNDLTKNQGSKSIIKNAVKVFDFFFNKNDHLSIEQDIKDKINFLITKKQYHDLIKTLLFEAENIKQKRYPDTSIPGEVQKFFNIDSAGVILFKELSNQPSLWHKLRTSKNFEDIETLIGFVLSVYYSIIERHAYVKALMEDHNSSNLILAIQNAGSKLPDELSQKIVNLAPVDELQAALTEGLNTWGDIEIVKIMGRIGKKEFVPDLIRVLNEADSLDYIYGTAITALNALDESADELILNAAQNNEIKEWELFSILEYLPYSESFDLIMETWNDENSEVDSYEMFAYCLQGIGDHRGIAVLQDIYNNENNADYVGSPLECLSLLHNADIPELPAIRAERKEAEKRQALRAKKLNDIFSNTGKSKNKEISFQKKSQKIGRNDPCPCGSGKKYKKCCLNKV; translated from the coding sequence ATGGCTAAATTATGGAACTATGAAGATTACGTAAAGTTCCTTTCCCATGACAATCGACTTGTCAGGGAATGGGCTTTTGACGCTTTAAAAAACCGATATCCCAACAAATATACTGATGAGGTCAGTAGATTAATATCGGATAAGGATTCGCACCTGGCATGTATGGCACCCACATATCTTGCTAAACATCAAGCTGTCCAACATGCTCCGGCTATTTTGAATAGCTTTTTGAATGATTCGGGGGATATCCCATCCAATTGTGCTCTGGCATTATCAAAGATGAAATATGAGCCTGCTTTGGGAAAAATCATTGAATCATTGTCAAACGACGAAAGCGTTGATTCATTGTTTGGGGTTTTTAATTACTTAGGAAGTATCCATAGAGATGCCGCAAGAAAGACATTAATTTCCGCTGTAAAGCACATTAAAGATACTATTCTTCAAGGTGATGCTGTTTTAAATTTGTTGAGGCATGATCTTCAGGAGGATATTACCTGGGTCATAGATATCATTTTGAAGCCTGTCAAAAAAGGCAAAGGTATAGAAAACGATCTGCTGAAAGCCCTCGCAAAGTATTTTTGTGCCGGTGATTATTTTAATGATTTAACGAAAAATCAGGGAAGTAAAAGCATTATTAAAAATGCAGTGAAGGTCTTTGATTTCTTTTTTAACAAAAATGATCATCTATCCATTGAGCAAGATATAAAGGATAAGATTAATTTTTTAATCACGAAAAAACAATACCATGACCTCATTAAAACCCTGCTGTTTGAAGCCGAGAATATCAAACAAAAGCGATACCCAGATACATCAATACCTGGTGAGGTTCAGAAATTTTTCAATATAGATTCAGCAGGCGTAATTTTATTTAAGGAGTTATCAAACCAACCTTCTTTATGGCATAAACTCAGGACATCTAAGAATTTTGAAGACATAGAGACCTTAATTGGTTTCGTGCTGTCAGTGTACTACTCCATTATAGAACGACATGCTTATGTAAAAGCTTTAATGGAAGACCATAACAGCTCTAACTTAATCTTAGCCATACAAAATGCCGGCTCAAAATTGCCGGACGAACTGTCTCAAAAAATAGTTAATCTTGCTCCTGTCGATGAATTACAAGCTGCGTTAACAGAGGGTTTGAATACCTGGGGCGATATTGAGATTGTAAAAATCATGGGGCGGATCGGTAAAAAAGAATTTGTACCTGATTTAATCCGTGTTTTAAATGAGGCAGACAGCCTCGATTATATTTATGGGACGGCCATAACAGCCTTAAATGCTTTGGACGAGTCAGCAGATGAATTAATTCTAAATGCCGCACAGAATAATGAAATTAAAGAGTGGGAACTTTTTTCGATTCTTGAATATCTTCCATATTCTGAATCGTTTGACCTGATCATGGAAACATGGAACGACGAGAATAGTGAAGTCGACTCCTACGAGATGTTTGCCTATTGTTTGCAAGGGATTGGTGACCACAGAGGAATCGCCGTTCTGCAGGATATTTATAACAATGAAAATAATGCCGATTATGTTGGCAGTCCGTTAGAATGCCTGAGTTTGCTTCATAATGCTGATATTCCAGAACTCCCAGCAATTAGAGCGGAACGAAAAGAAGCGGAGAAGCGACAAGCGTTAAGGGCAAAAAAGTTGAATGATATTTTCAGCAATACGGGGAAGAGTAAAAATAAAGAAATTTCATTTCAAAAAAAATCCCAAAAAATAGGAAGAAATGACCCGTGCCCTTGCGGCAGCGGTAAAAAATATAAAAAATGTTGTTTGAATAAAGTTTAG